In one Neobacillus sp. CF12 genomic region, the following are encoded:
- a CDS encoding outer membrane lipoprotein carrier protein LolA gives MKKRFLLVFTGLMVIFLLAACGSKSKDDVVKELNGKLNDLTGYKVDAKMTLKMGTDSQVYNVEIWHKDPTFYRVNLKNAEKDQSQMILRNNEGVFVLTPALKKSFKFQSDWPQNSSQAYLYESLIKDIVEDKESKFSSTKEHYVFETKTRYQNNSMLPIQEIKLNKEDLSPAMVKVMDPDRNALVTVEFSKVKFNASFDDSDFDMKKNMTRADLNLPVMADSMDAAFTVKYPTSDLGAKLVDEKEVKLENGKRVVLTYGGEKSFTLVQEKVTVKEASTSPTYVDGDLVDLGVTIGAVSEGSITWTMDGVDYMIASNDLTEKELVEIARTVQGDVEK, from the coding sequence TTGAAGAAAAGGTTTTTGCTTGTGTTTACGGGGTTAATGGTCATCTTTCTACTAGCTGCCTGTGGCTCTAAGTCAAAAGATGATGTGGTGAAAGAGTTAAATGGAAAACTAAATGACTTAACGGGCTATAAAGTAGATGCAAAAATGACGTTGAAAATGGGCACGGATTCACAGGTGTATAACGTAGAAATCTGGCATAAGGACCCAACGTTCTATCGTGTAAATTTAAAAAATGCAGAAAAAGACCAAAGTCAGATGATTTTACGGAATAATGAAGGGGTATTTGTCTTAACGCCTGCACTGAAAAAGAGTTTCAAATTCCAAAGTGATTGGCCACAAAATAGCAGCCAAGCTTATTTATATGAATCATTAATCAAAGATATTGTTGAAGATAAAGAATCCAAATTCTCTTCTACGAAGGAACATTATGTTTTTGAAACGAAAACCCGTTATCAAAACAATAGTATGCTGCCAATCCAAGAAATTAAACTCAACAAAGAGGACTTATCACCAGCAATGGTAAAAGTAATGGATCCAGATCGAAATGCACTTGTAACTGTGGAATTTTCTAAAGTTAAGTTTAATGCAAGTTTTGATGACAGTGACTTCGATATGAAAAAGAATATGACTCGTGCTGATCTTAACCTGCCTGTTATGGCAGATAGTATGGATGCAGCATTTACGGTCAAATATCCTACCTCCGACTTAGGAGCAAAGTTAGTCGATGAAAAAGAAGTGAAACTTGAAAATGGTAAACGTGTCGTCTTAACCTACGGAGGTGAAAAGTCATTTACACTTGTACAAGAAAAGGTGACAGTGAAAGAAGCTTCGACTTCACCTACTTATGTGGACGGAGATCTAGTTGATCTAGGTGTTACCATTGGTGCTGTATCTGAAGGTTCGATTACGTGGACCATGGATGGTGTTGACTACATGATTGCCTCAAACGACTTAACAGAGAAAGAACTCGTTGAGATTGCAAGAACAGTCCAAGGTGATGTCGAAAAATAA
- the acpS gene encoding holo-ACP synthase produces MIKGIGIDIIELSRIEEIVTRQRKLIDRILTENEKQTFERLPNRRKIEFLAGRFAAKEAYSKAAGTGIGKELSFLDIEIETDSLGKPYIVKPETNGFLSISHSREYAVAQVVIEVK; encoded by the coding sequence ATGATTAAAGGGATTGGAATCGATATTATTGAACTTTCAAGGATAGAAGAAATTGTCACCAGACAAAGAAAACTAATTGATCGCATACTGACTGAAAATGAAAAACAAACCTTTGAAAGGCTTCCCAATAGAAGGAAGATTGAATTTTTAGCAGGGAGATTTGCGGCAAAAGAAGCTTATTCGAAGGCAGCAGGAACGGGGATCGGCAAAGAGTTATCCTTTCTAGATATTGAAATTGAAACTGATTCTTTAGGAAAGCCCTATATCGTAAAACCTGAAACGAATGGATTTCTTTCTATTTCGCATAGCAGAGAATATGCTGTAGCACAAGTAGTCATCGAGGTAAAATAA
- a CDS encoding rhomboid family intramembrane serine protease yields MFTRTESFREFIRFYPIVSIIIAIHFILYLLTALPIFPNFWFKATFSGVNLYVTEGEYWRLVTPIFMHGGFTHVLFNSFSLVLFAPALERLLGKGKFILVYLVSGILANVATLLLEPLTYVHVGSSGAIFGLFGYYISIILFRKHMLSQQNSQIILIICALSLIMTFIQPNINITAHIFGLLGGLLLGAIFNHKKRD; encoded by the coding sequence ATGTTTACGAGAACAGAGAGTTTTCGCGAATTTATCCGCTTTTATCCAATTGTTTCTATTATTATTGCCATTCATTTCATATTGTATCTTTTAACTGCTTTACCTATATTCCCAAACTTTTGGTTTAAAGCGACTTTTTCAGGTGTCAACCTCTATGTTACGGAGGGTGAGTATTGGCGATTAGTTACCCCTATCTTTATGCACGGCGGGTTTACACATGTTTTGTTTAACAGCTTCTCACTAGTCCTTTTTGCCCCTGCACTCGAGAGATTGCTCGGCAAAGGAAAATTCATACTCGTCTACCTCGTTTCTGGTATTCTAGCAAATGTAGCTACTTTACTACTTGAACCTTTAACCTATGTACATGTAGGATCGAGTGGAGCCATCTTTGGGCTATTCGGATATTATATAAGCATTATTCTCTTCCGTAAGCATATGCTCTCCCAGCAAAATTCGCAAATCATCCTCATCATTTGTGCACTTAGTTTGATTATGACCTTTATCCAGCCCAATATTAATATTACTGCCCATATATTCGGGTTATTAGGCGGTTTATTACTAGGGGCCATTTTTAATCATAAAAAAAGGGATTGA
- a CDS encoding PH domain-containing protein yields MSEPKRLHPIVIVLTIGKRLKEFIFSFIALFFIWNNGGKLLLFGVTAIAIILIILTSIFSWLRYTYRMEHNELRIEYGVFVRKKRYIPLERIQSLDVSEGILQRLCGMVKVRIETAGGSGTDEAEAVLSAISKEEARYIQEYVTGAKNPAVKDVESVGEVLSQTVYKITPPQLLLLSLTSGGVGVVISAVLAFFSQLDELIPYERLFRGVEQWAVSNLIIIVLLVFAGFVVAWIIALIGTMLKYANFSVTKTEHDLVISQGLLEKRQITIPLTRIQAIRINENIVRQWLGYGSVIVESAGGSAANQEGSKVLLLPLVKLHTIGQILGPYLTDYQLTSSFHPVPKRARARYIFRSWIIVVPVVVVSIVFLKAWGLLSLIILAWFTFWGILKYKDAGWCLGEQQLNLRYRTIVRTTVFMKKNKIQSLEAKEGYFQKRKQLGSIEAFVKVGFGGAGGRVIDMERNDVNKVYSWFSREGKKGD; encoded by the coding sequence ATGTCTGAGCCGAAAAGACTTCATCCAATTGTAATTGTCTTGACCATCGGAAAAAGGTTAAAGGAATTCATTTTTTCCTTTATAGCCTTGTTCTTTATTTGGAACAACGGAGGAAAGTTGCTGCTTTTTGGAGTAACTGCTATTGCAATAATCTTAATTATTTTGACTAGCATCTTTTCCTGGCTGCGTTACACCTATCGAATGGAGCATAATGAACTCAGGATAGAATATGGCGTTTTTGTTCGTAAGAAAAGATATATTCCTTTAGAGCGAATCCAAAGCCTTGATGTTTCAGAAGGAATCCTTCAGCGACTCTGCGGGATGGTAAAGGTTAGGATTGAAACAGCTGGTGGAAGCGGGACAGATGAAGCGGAAGCAGTTCTATCTGCTATCTCTAAGGAAGAAGCCCGCTATATTCAGGAATATGTAACAGGTGCTAAAAATCCTGCCGTTAAAGACGTTGAATCTGTTGGGGAAGTTCTAAGTCAAACTGTATATAAAATTACTCCACCACAATTACTATTACTATCACTTACTTCTGGGGGAGTAGGGGTTGTCATATCCGCCGTATTGGCCTTTTTTTCACAACTAGATGAGTTGATTCCTTATGAAAGGTTATTTCGTGGAGTTGAACAGTGGGCAGTGAGTAACCTAATAATTATTGTTCTCCTCGTTTTTGCTGGTTTTGTGGTTGCCTGGATTATTGCTTTAATAGGAACAATGTTAAAATATGCGAATTTCAGTGTCACCAAAACAGAACATGATTTAGTAATTTCGCAAGGTTTATTAGAGAAAAGGCAAATTACGATTCCGCTAACGAGGATTCAAGCAATCAGAATTAATGAAAATATCGTACGCCAATGGCTTGGTTATGGGTCGGTTATCGTGGAAAGTGCTGGCGGTTCTGCTGCTAATCAGGAAGGTTCAAAGGTACTGCTCCTTCCACTTGTAAAGTTGCATACGATTGGACAAATATTGGGACCATATCTTACAGATTATCAACTAACATCAAGCTTTCATCCAGTTCCGAAAAGAGCGAGGGCCCGTTATATTTTTAGGAGTTGGATAATTGTTGTCCCGGTTGTTGTTGTTTCCATTGTTTTTCTAAAAGCATGGGGACTACTGTCATTAATCATCCTTGCATGGTTTACTTTTTGGGGAATATTAAAGTATAAGGATGCTGGCTGGTGTTTGGGAGAGCAACAATTGAATCTTCGGTATCGAACGATTGTTCGAACTACGGTCTTTATGAAGAAAAACAAAATTCAAAGTTTGGAAGCGAAAGAAGGTTATTTTCAAAAGAGGAAACAACTAGGAAGCATAGAGGCGTTTGTAAAAGTTGGTTTCGGTGGTGCTGGAGGCCGCGTGATTGATATGGAACGAAATGACGTAAACAAAGTTTACTCTTGGTTTTCAAGGGAAGGGAAAAAAGGGGATTGA
- a CDS encoding PH domain-containing protein, with protein MIKEPQKQISVKALTVWRISGVIKIMISWILAGVAIFLLHIFNGPVWVSVLLIGIELISTYLFIFLLPSLRWKRWRYDVREEEVELQEGIFIVKRTLIPMIRVQHVDTVQGPILRKYHLASVIINTAATAHEIPALEESEAEELRHFISNLARVADEDV; from the coding sequence ATGATAAAAGAGCCGCAAAAGCAAATTTCTGTAAAGGCATTAACGGTATGGAGAATTTCAGGTGTAATCAAGATTATGATCAGTTGGATCTTAGCAGGTGTGGCTATTTTTCTACTACATATCTTTAATGGTCCAGTTTGGGTTTCCGTTTTATTAATAGGAATCGAACTAATCTCTACTTATTTATTCATTTTTTTATTGCCTTCACTTAGGTGGAAACGCTGGCGTTATGATGTCAGAGAAGAGGAAGTGGAACTTCAGGAAGGTATTTTCATTGTTAAGCGAACCTTAATACCGATGATTCGAGTTCAGCATGTTGACACAGTTCAAGGACCGATTTTACGAAAATACCACTTAGCTTCCGTTATTATCAATACGGCAGCAACGGCACATGAAATTCCTGCTTTAGAAGAGAGCGAAGCCGAAGAATTAAGACACTTTATTTCTAATCTAGCAAGGGTGGCGGATGAAGATGTCTGA
- the uvsE gene encoding UV DNA damage repair endonuclease UvsE, protein MIVKLGYVAMSVELQNASPSQTMTFAQFNKIKDREAAIRKLERIAESNIDNCLRLLKHNAGNQIHFFRLSSRLIPLANHEELLDWDFIKPLKESLKKIGDYLIDHPMRIDFHPDHFVVLNTPNKDILANALKTLVMHKNLLKGMEIDTEHRCVLHVGGGYEDKEKALEQFIHNWGYIHPSIQRMIMLENDDTTFTVKETLYLCEKLGIPMVFDYHHHLANHEELEWKEDWERIINTWRISPLPVKMHISSPRSEKEYRAHADFVDPEMFLEFIQAIKGTVPEIHCMIEAKQKDAALFQLMRDMQGAKGINIIDQSSFFVD, encoded by the coding sequence ATGATTGTCAAACTTGGCTATGTTGCCATGAGTGTGGAACTCCAAAATGCCTCACCATCTCAAACCATGACTTTTGCACAATTTAACAAGATTAAAGACCGGGAAGCAGCCATTCGGAAGCTAGAGCGAATAGCTGAATCAAATATCGATAATTGCCTTCGTTTATTAAAACATAATGCTGGAAATCAAATTCATTTCTTTCGATTAAGCTCCCGCCTTATCCCATTAGCGAACCACGAGGAACTGCTTGATTGGGATTTTATCAAACCATTGAAAGAATCATTAAAAAAGATTGGCGACTATCTAATCGATCATCCGATGCGAATTGATTTTCATCCTGACCATTTTGTTGTTCTGAATACACCGAACAAGGATATCCTCGCTAATGCATTAAAGACACTTGTTATGCATAAGAATTTGCTTAAAGGTATGGAAATTGATACCGAACATCGATGTGTTTTGCATGTAGGAGGAGGCTACGAGGATAAGGAAAAGGCACTTGAACAGTTTATTCATAATTGGGGTTATATCCATCCTTCTATTCAAAGAATGATTATGCTCGAAAACGACGATACAACGTTTACGGTCAAGGAAACGCTCTATCTTTGTGAGAAGTTAGGGATACCAATGGTGTTCGACTATCATCATCATTTGGCGAACCATGAAGAACTGGAATGGAAGGAAGATTGGGAAAGAATCATTAATACATGGAGGATATCACCACTTCCCGTTAAAATGCATATTTCAAGCCCGAGGTCAGAGAAGGAATATAGAGCACATGCGGATTTTGTTGACCCAGAAATGTTTTTGGAGTTCATACAAGCAATAAAGGGGACTGTACCTGAGATACACTGTATGATCGAAGCAAAACAAAAAGATGCCGCCCTCTTTCAATTGATGAGAGATATGCAAGGAGCAAAGGGGATTAACATAATTGACCAATCAAGCTTTTTCGTTGATTAA
- a CDS encoding DEAD/DEAH box helicase has translation MTKFEDLGLSQATLEAVLKMGFEEATPIQAETIPMGLANKDLIGQAQTGTGKTAAFGIPLVEKIDVTKDAIQGIIIAPTRELAIQVSEELYKIGSGKRVRVLSIYGGQDISRQIRSLKKYPHIIVGTPGRVLDHINRKTMRLDTVNTVILDEADEMLNMGFIEDIETILAATPAERQTLLFSATMPAPIQRMAEKFMKDPQIVRVKMKEMTVPAIEQFYLEVMEKNKFDVLTRLLDIQSPELAIIFGRTKRRVDELSEALTLRGYTAEGIHGDLTQAKRMQVLRKFKEGTIDVLVATDVAARGLDISGVTHVYNFDIPQDPESYVHRIGRTGRAGKSGMALTFITPREKSYLSVLERTTKRKMERMTAPTLDEALEGQQRAVVDKIVQTIEGNNLQYYKRAANELLEENDASTVIAAVLKMLTKEPDQTPVKLTEESPLHSKRDRKPQDRDRRKRDDNRSYNSSRGGDRDRKKSPAKPRTGEKRTSGKPKPRSFNR, from the coding sequence TTGACAAAGTTTGAAGATTTAGGCCTAAGTCAGGCTACTTTAGAAGCTGTCCTCAAAATGGGTTTTGAGGAAGCAACACCAATCCAGGCAGAAACAATTCCGATGGGCTTAGCAAATAAGGATTTAATTGGGCAGGCTCAAACAGGAACTGGTAAAACTGCTGCATTTGGTATTCCATTAGTGGAAAAGATTGATGTTACTAAGGATGCGATTCAAGGGATTATTATCGCACCAACACGTGAACTTGCGATTCAAGTATCAGAAGAACTTTATAAAATCGGTTCAGGTAAAAGAGTCCGCGTTTTATCCATTTACGGTGGACAGGACATCAGCCGCCAAATCCGTTCATTAAAGAAATACCCACATATTATTGTAGGTACTCCTGGACGTGTATTAGATCATATCAACAGAAAAACAATGCGTCTTGACACAGTAAACACTGTTATTCTTGACGAAGCGGATGAAATGTTAAATATGGGATTCATTGAAGACATTGAAACCATTCTTGCTGCTACACCGGCTGAGCGCCAAACTTTACTTTTCTCAGCAACAATGCCAGCTCCAATTCAAAGAATGGCAGAAAAGTTTATGAAGGATCCTCAAATTGTCCGTGTTAAGATGAAGGAAATGACTGTACCAGCGATCGAACAATTTTATCTTGAAGTGATGGAAAAGAATAAATTTGATGTCTTAACAAGACTTCTTGATATTCAATCACCAGAGTTAGCGATTATCTTTGGCCGGACTAAACGCCGCGTGGATGAATTATCTGAGGCATTAACCTTAAGAGGTTATACTGCAGAGGGGATTCACGGAGATTTAACGCAGGCAAAACGTATGCAAGTCCTTCGGAAATTTAAAGAAGGAACAATTGATGTATTAGTGGCTACGGACGTGGCAGCAAGGGGTCTCGATATCTCCGGCGTAACCCATGTTTACAACTTTGATATTCCACAGGATCCTGAAAGTTATGTCCACCGTATTGGACGTACAGGACGTGCTGGTAAATCAGGTATGGCACTAACATTTATTACTCCACGTGAAAAGTCTTACTTGTCTGTTTTAGAAAGAACAACGAAGCGTAAAATGGAAAGAATGACTGCTCCTACCTTGGATGAAGCGTTAGAAGGTCAACAACGAGCAGTAGTTGATAAAATTGTGCAAACAATTGAAGGAAATAATCTTCAATATTATAAGAGAGCTGCCAATGAATTACTTGAAGAAAATGATGCTTCAACTGTAATTGCAGCTGTTCTGAAAATGTTAACAAAAGAGCCTGATCAAACACCGGTTAAGTTAACGGAAGAATCACCTCTTCATTCTAAGAGGGACAGAAAGCCACAAGACCGTGACCGTAGAAAAAGAGATGACAATAGAAGCTATAATTCTTCACGTGGCGGCGATCGTGACCGTAAAAAATCACCGGCTAAGCCAAGAACTGGTGAAAAGCGCACATCTGGAAAGCCAAAACCAAGAAGCTTTAACCGATAA
- a CDS encoding alpha/beta fold hydrolase, whose product MIGCLCIHGFTGAPYEVEPLAEYLTKQTDWVFSVPTLPGHGENLSLKGVHYQQWIDHAENELKKLIDICDQVYVIGFSMGGMIASLLAAKYPVDKLVLLSAAAYYLNPKQMASEIKSMIIDSLKGNLENNEFFKRYKRKIKATPIKATLQFRRLVSYIKPLLPQVEVPTLIAQGECDGIVPPKSAEYLYRTINAKIKRLTYIKDSSHHICHCEEKEALFSTVYDFLMERE is encoded by the coding sequence ATGATTGGATGTTTATGTATTCATGGCTTTACCGGGGCGCCTTATGAAGTAGAGCCGCTTGCTGAATATCTAACAAAGCAAACAGATTGGGTATTCAGTGTCCCGACTCTTCCTGGCCATGGTGAAAATCTCTCCTTAAAAGGTGTCCATTATCAACAATGGATTGATCATGCAGAGAACGAATTAAAGAAATTAATTGATATATGTGATCAGGTCTATGTGATAGGATTTTCCATGGGCGGTATGATTGCAAGTTTACTGGCTGCAAAGTACCCAGTGGACAAGCTTGTACTACTTAGTGCTGCTGCCTATTACCTTAATCCGAAGCAAATGGCCAGTGAAATAAAATCAATGATTATCGATTCTTTAAAAGGAAACTTAGAAAACAATGAATTTTTTAAGCGATATAAAAGAAAAATAAAAGCAACTCCCATAAAAGCGACTTTACAATTTCGCAGACTTGTTTCGTACATCAAACCACTTCTCCCTCAAGTAGAAGTGCCAACACTGATTGCACAAGGAGAATGTGACGGGATCGTCCCTCCTAAAAGCGCTGAATACTTATACCGAACGATAAATGCAAAAATAAAAAGACTTACGTACATTAAAGATTCTAGCCATCATATTTGTCACTGTGAGGAAAAAGAGGCCCTATTTTCCACCGTGTATGATTTTTTGATGGAGCGGGAATAG
- the murF gene encoding UDP-N-acetylmuramoyl-tripeptide--D-alanyl-D-alanine ligase, translating to MIKRTLKQISDMIPVENEITSFADIEITGVSIDSRKIESGNLFIPFKGENSDGHKYVEDSLKKGASAALWQSDVPNPPTHLPILIVDNCLGALQELAREYRKQLQVKVVGITGSNGKTTTKDMTASLLSTAYKVQKTEGNYNNHIGLPLTVLGLDEDTDIAVLEMGMSGRGEIEFLTKLASPDAVVITNIGESHLLDLGSREGIAEAKLEILQGLKDGGLAVLHGDEPLLMERINKYKGNVRVQTFGRSDTNNFFPIDIIQLEQGNMFKIKESDENFELPVLGTHNILNAIAAIIIAHYFDVPFNKMNEGLANVKLTNMRMELVEGFHGEKIINDAYNASPTSMMAAIELVSNLKGYKKIILVLGDMLELGPQEEQYHQQIGEGLNPEKIDYVFTYGKLAEHIAEGARSALGKNRVFSFMEKSELIKVLEQHVNNDSLVLVKASRGMRLEEIVTALQKK from the coding sequence ATGATAAAAAGAACATTAAAACAGATTTCAGATATGATACCTGTTGAAAATGAGATTACCTCGTTTGCTGATATAGAAATCACAGGGGTTTCCATCGATTCTAGAAAAATTGAATCTGGAAACTTGTTTATACCTTTTAAAGGTGAAAACTCCGATGGTCATAAATATGTTGAGGATTCACTAAAAAAGGGAGCATCAGCAGCACTGTGGCAAAGTGACGTGCCTAATCCACCGACTCATTTGCCCATCCTTATTGTTGATAATTGCTTAGGGGCGCTGCAAGAATTAGCAAGAGAATATCGAAAACAGTTACAAGTAAAAGTAGTGGGAATTACCGGAAGTAATGGAAAAACCACAACCAAGGATATGACTGCTTCCCTCTTGTCCACCGCGTATAAAGTTCAAAAAACAGAAGGGAATTACAATAACCATATTGGACTACCTTTAACAGTCCTAGGTTTGGATGAGGATACTGACATAGCAGTATTAGAAATGGGAATGAGTGGAAGAGGAGAAATTGAATTCCTTACAAAACTTGCTTCTCCCGATGCAGTTGTCATTACTAATATTGGAGAATCACATCTGCTTGACCTTGGTTCAAGAGAAGGAATTGCTGAAGCCAAACTAGAAATATTGCAAGGTCTGAAAGACGGCGGATTGGCGGTACTTCATGGCGACGAGCCGCTTTTAATGGAGCGAATTAATAAATATAAAGGGAATGTAAGAGTTCAAACATTTGGAAGATCGGATACAAATAATTTTTTTCCTATAGACATTATTCAATTAGAGCAAGGAAATATGTTTAAAATTAAAGAGTCTGATGAAAACTTCGAACTTCCAGTGTTAGGAACACATAATATATTAAATGCAATTGCTGCGATCATCATTGCACACTACTTTGATGTGCCATTTAATAAAATGAATGAAGGTTTAGCCAATGTTAAACTTACCAATATGAGAATGGAACTTGTGGAAGGATTTCATGGTGAAAAGATCATTAACGACGCCTATAATGCAAGTCCAACCTCGATGATGGCGGCCATAGAATTAGTTTCAAACCTTAAAGGATACAAAAAGATTATTTTAGTACTAGGTGATATGCTCGAATTAGGACCTCAGGAAGAACAGTATCATCAGCAAATTGGTGAGGGTTTGAATCCAGAAAAAATTGATTACGTATTTACCTATGGAAAGTTAGCAGAACACATTGCTGAAGGTGCACGTTCCGCGTTAGGGAAAAACAGAGTCTTTTCTTTTATGGAAAAGAGTGAACTGATTAAAGTATTAGAACAGCACGTAAATAATGATTCATTAGTTCTTGTAAAGGCTTCTAGAGGAATGAGATTAGAGGAAATCGTGACAGCATTACAAAAAAAGTAA
- a CDS encoding D-alanine--D-alanine ligase has protein sequence MKTKIGLLYGGKSAEHKVSLQTALAVIKALDLEKYEIHPIYINVEGQWIKGPQLHAPAESVKALEFSNENQLSPLSLAPTLFNNSVQQNNEPLDVIFPLLHGPNGEDGTVQGLLELLNLPYVGNGVLASAAGMDKVMMKNVFAQAGLAQVKYVAFIRTEWEKTKESVYTKVEEKLGYPCFVKPANLGSSVGISKCINRAELEAAFVEAFQFDRKVIIEEGVIAREIEVAILGNDDPKCSVAGEIVPKKDFYDYKAKYEDGDTALIIPAEVSPEEYQQIKEMAIQAFKALDCSGLVRADFFLTKDGKALINEVNTMPGFTPFSMFPLLWKHTGVEYPQLIETLVNLAKERHAEKQNIKYTF, from the coding sequence ATGAAAACAAAAATTGGTTTACTGTACGGAGGTAAATCCGCTGAACATAAAGTATCTTTACAAACGGCTCTTGCGGTAATTAAGGCGCTCGATCTTGAAAAATATGAAATTCATCCGATTTACATAAATGTAGAAGGTCAGTGGATAAAGGGACCCCAACTTCATGCACCGGCAGAAAGCGTTAAAGCATTAGAATTTTCAAATGAAAATCAGTTATCACCTTTATCATTGGCACCAACCCTTTTCAACAATAGCGTACAACAGAATAACGAACCATTGGATGTAATATTTCCACTTCTGCACGGACCAAATGGGGAGGATGGAACGGTACAAGGGTTGCTCGAACTCTTAAACCTCCCATATGTCGGTAATGGTGTATTAGCTTCTGCTGCAGGAATGGATAAAGTAATGATGAAAAATGTGTTTGCTCAAGCAGGATTGGCGCAAGTAAAGTATGTTGCTTTTATAAGAACCGAATGGGAAAAGACCAAAGAGTCTGTCTATACAAAAGTAGAAGAGAAACTTGGCTATCCTTGTTTTGTAAAACCAGCTAACCTTGGTTCGAGTGTAGGTATCAGTAAATGTATAAACCGAGCAGAACTAGAGGCGGCTTTTGTAGAGGCTTTTCAGTTTGACCGAAAAGTGATTATTGAAGAAGGTGTTATCGCCCGTGAAATCGAAGTAGCTATTCTTGGAAACGATGATCCAAAATGCTCTGTTGCAGGTGAAATTGTTCCTAAGAAGGACTTTTATGATTATAAAGCGAAATATGAAGATGGAGATACTGCCCTAATCATACCTGCAGAAGTTTCCCCAGAAGAGTATCAACAAATTAAAGAAATGGCTATCCAAGCTTTTAAAGCATTAGACTGCTCAGGACTTGTTCGTGCTGACTTCTTCTTAACGAAAGACGGAAAAGCGTTAATAAATGAAGTAAATACGATGCCGGGCTTCACGCCGTTTAGCATGTTCCCACTGTTATGGAAGCATACTGGTGTCGAATATCCACAATTGATTGAGACATTAGTGAATCTTGCAAAAGAAAGACATGCAGAAAAACAAAACATAAAATACACTTTTTAA